AATCCTTACCCGTATTATAAGGGGGATCAATATAGATGCATTTTATCTTATTCAAATACGACTCCTGCAGCAGCTTCAATACTTCAAGATTATCGCCTTCAATATACAAATTCTGCGTATTGTCCCAATCAACGCTGTCTTCCTTCACCGGACGCAATGTTTTCTCAATCGGCGTGTTCGCATTCAGGATTGCTTGTTTCTTTCCGGGCCACGTAAGCTGATACCGTTCTTTTTCTCCTTCAACAAGAACATCGGAAAGTTCCTGCTTCAACAAATCAAAATCGACCGCTCGTTTGATTTTTCCTTGTTCATCTCTGGCTTCGGTAATCACGTTGGGGAACAACTCTGCAATCTTGTCGATATTAACTTGAGTCAGATCAACCGACTTCATCGTCAATTTTTTCATAAGTACGCCTCCAATTACTTAATCAAGTAGTTGATTCAATTCTTTTCTCTTTCGTTGCAGTTCCATGTTCAATTCAACTTTCTTGTTGAATTGTTTTTCGGCCCGTATCTTGGACTCTAGCCGCTCACATTCTTGCGTCAGCTTGTCAATTTGGGCTTGCCGCTCCAAAACGGCTGTAAGCTCGATTTCCGGCTTCACCTTGATGGGAAGCAGTTGACGGATGATGTTCTCGTAAACAGCCTTCAGATCGAGTCCTTGAAGGATGTTCATCTCGATACTCTCCATCGGCTGCCAGTCCGTCTCATGGTAGGAACGAACGACAGACCGATTGTCGTCGGTCTGATTTCGTTCTTTATACGCGACGGCGAGCTTGGCCTGACCATCATACGTCAAAACATGCAAAATGGGATAAGGAATCGCCTTATCTATGCTCCGCAGCAATTCAAGGGAGTAAGTTTGTACCTTCAAATGGACTTCGAATATCTGAATTTCTTCGATATCCTCTTTCGGTTCAAGACGAATCGTGTCCATGGATAGCTTGTGCTTCCAGATGATCGAATCAACCTGTTCGGTAAACAGTTCTTTGAGGTGATGATTGGCTTGCAGCTTCTCATAAAATTTGTTCTTCGGAATTTTACGGTTTACAAGCGTGCTTGAAGGCAATTGAAACATCACGCATTCACCTGCCTGATAACGACAAAGGTGATGAGTTCAAAGTCCTCAAGCCCTTTAATCGAGTCTATAAGTGCTGTCGTGCCTCCCGAACTGAACAAGCTATCCAGATCGTTTTCTTCTTTCACCTGTACAATCGAGCGGATGGTCTCTTCCAACAGCATGGAATACATGTCCATCTTTTTGCCGTCTCTCGTCGCTTGATTAAAGCTGCGGCAAGCCTCCATCATCGGTTCCGATTGCCCTCTGCATAGGGCTCTTAGGATATCCAGCGTCTTTTTAACATCCATATGATTGGTGATGACTTTGCCGTCTTCGCTCATATAGACAAGGTAAAAGGGATGTAGCCGGTTCTGCTTGTCGGGGTTCAGTTCCTCATTGACGTTGCGAAGAACAAAGATGACGCCGGGCTTTGCTCCCTTCTCTTCGTCAGCAGCCACAACCGCATGCAGTCCGCTCGGAACGGTATCAAGTTCTCCGTTTTCCTTGACATAGTTCACCAAGTCCATGCGAAAATCGTTCAGGCCCAAATCGGTGATGGAGACGCCCGTGTTCATATCGTCCAGATCGACGACTTCCTTCTGTAATCGCTGAAGCTGCTGCTTCCGGTACTCCAGATCGCTGGATTGATTGAACAGGACGTTATCATCGCCAGTCGCCGTCATATCCATGATGACCATGCGATTCTCGACCCGTTCTTTTAACTGAATGTATTCATCCAGCGTCATGTTGGGCCAGAAGTTCACCAATTGAATTTCCTTGTTCTGCGAACCGATCCGGTCTATTCGGCCAAATCGTTGAATAATCCGCACTGGATTCCAATGAATGTCATAGTTGATGAGATAGTCGCAATCTTGCAAGTTTTGCCCCTCGGAAATACAGTCGGAAGCGATCAGCAGGTCAATCTCGCCTTTGACATCCGGCATGGTCAGCTTCTTTTCCTTGGATCGAGGCGAGAAGCAAGTCAGCAATGTGCTGATATCGTTCCGCAAACCGGCGGTGTTTTTGTTCTCGTCGCTGCCGACGATTTTGGCCGTATCGATATTGTACTTGGCCTTCATATACTCCGACAAATGCGTGTACAAGTACGCCGCGGTATCCGTGAACGCACTGAAAATGATGACTTTGCGGTTGCCGGGATTGATCGGATGATTGATTTTGTGATCAATAACCTGCTTTAATGTGTTTAGCTTCGCATCATGTTCAGGCGTTACTTTCTGCATTTCGGTCAGCAAGGAGGAAAGAATGTTGTGGTCGTTCATCAAATCTTCTTTCCAGCGAAGAACATCCATATCGGACAAATTGATCTTGATTGTATCCCCGATGCTGAAATCATCGTCCAGCCAATCGTCATCGTCAAGATTGGCATCCTCAATATCGGTATAACCTACAGCATCGGACTTCCCGCTTCGCTCGAATGCTTCGATTTGCTGAAGCGTCTGATCGATTTTGGAGACAATCTTGGAAAGGGTCAATCGGAAAGATTCCACTGAACTTTCCAGGCGTTTCAGCAGGTTGATC
The sequence above is drawn from the Insulibacter thermoxylanivorax genome and encodes:
- a CDS encoding DUF4391 domain-containing protein, with the translated sequence MFQLPSSTLVNRKIPKNKFYEKLQANHHLKELFTEQVDSIIWKHKLSMDTIRLEPKEDIEEIQIFEVHLKVQTYSLELLRSIDKAIPYPILHVLTYDGQAKLAVAYKERNQTDDNRSVVRSYHETDWQPMESIEMNILQGLDLKAVYENIIRQLLPIKVKPEIELTAVLERQAQIDKLTQECERLESKIRAEKQFNKKVELNMELQRKRKELNQLLD